A stretch of Pseudomonas taetrolens DNA encodes these proteins:
- the wrbA gene encoding NAD(P)H:quinone oxidoreductase, protein MSTPYVLVLYYSRNGSTSEMARQIARGIEQGGLEARLRTVPAISTECEAVAPAIPAEGAMYASLDDLKNCSGLALGSPTRFGNMAAPLKYFLDGTSNLWLTGALVGKPAGVFTSTASLHGGQESTLLSMLLPLLHHGMLITGLPYSESALLHTTAGGTPYGPSHHAGADGKRGLDEHEVSLCRALGQRLATIALKLENTRG, encoded by the coding sequence GTGAGCACACCCTACGTTCTGGTGCTGTATTACAGCCGCAATGGTTCTACCAGTGAAATGGCACGACAAATCGCTCGTGGCATCGAACAGGGCGGCCTAGAAGCCCGCCTGCGCACCGTGCCCGCCATCTCGACCGAATGCGAAGCCGTGGCCCCGGCCATTCCGGCCGAAGGTGCGATGTACGCCAGCCTTGATGACCTGAAGAACTGCTCGGGTCTCGCCCTGGGCAGCCCGACCCGTTTTGGCAACATGGCAGCGCCGCTCAAGTACTTCCTGGATGGCACCAGCAACCTGTGGCTGACCGGTGCACTGGTCGGCAAGCCCGCCGGCGTGTTCACCTCCACTGCCAGCCTGCATGGCGGCCAGGAGAGCACCTTGCTGTCGATGCTGCTGCCGTTGCTGCATCACGGCATGCTGATCACCGGCCTTCCTTACAGCGAGTCAGCCCTGCTGCACACCACCGCGGGTGGCACGCCCTATGGCCCTAGCCATCATGCCGGTGCCGACGGCAAACGCGGGCTGGACGAACATGAAGTCAGTCTCTGCCGGGCCCTGGGTCAGCGCCTGGCCACCATCGCCCTGAAACTGGAGAACACCCGTGGCTAA
- the arsC gene encoding arsenate reductase (glutaredoxin) (This arsenate reductase requires both glutathione and glutaredoxin to convert arsenate to arsenite, after which the efflux transporter formed by ArsA and ArsB can extrude the arsenite from the cell, providing resistance.), translating to MTDLTLYHNPRCSKSRGALELLEARGLTPTVVRYLDTPLNTAQLQTLLGQLNISARQLLRTGEDEYKALNLADSTLSDSQLIEAMAAHPKLIERPILVAGDKAVIGRPPEKILEILP from the coding sequence ATGACCGATCTGACGCTTTATCACAACCCGCGCTGCTCGAAATCGCGCGGCGCACTTGAACTCCTCGAAGCCCGAGGCCTGACTCCCACCGTGGTGCGTTACCTCGACACTCCGCTGAATACCGCGCAGCTGCAAACCCTGCTGGGCCAGTTGAACATCAGCGCCCGTCAGCTGCTGCGTACCGGCGAAGACGAGTACAAAGCCCTGAACCTGGCCGACAGCACCCTCAGTGACAGCCAACTGATCGAGGCCATGGCCGCGCATCCCAAGCTGATTGAACGCCCGATTCTGGTGGCTGGCGACAAAGCCGTCATCGGCCGGCCGCCGGAAAAAATCCTGGAGATCCTGCCGTGA
- a CDS encoding TlpA disulfide reductase family protein encodes MFKRLMALAAITATLLLTGCGNDYGVDQHGQKIASERLDKQWKVINYWAEWCGPCRIEIPELNALDKQLQGQSVEVFGVNFDGLQGKELSDASTALGITFTVLAQDPAEQFELPRSEALPVTYIIDDKGKVRAQMLGEQTAAGVLAKLKELRG; translated from the coding sequence ATGTTTAAGCGACTCATGGCGCTGGCTGCCATCACTGCCACGTTATTGCTGACTGGTTGCGGGAATGACTACGGGGTCGACCAGCACGGCCAGAAGATCGCTTCCGAGCGTCTGGACAAACAGTGGAAAGTCATCAACTACTGGGCTGAATGGTGCGGACCGTGCCGGATTGAAATTCCGGAACTCAACGCGCTGGACAAACAACTCCAAGGGCAATCGGTCGAGGTGTTCGGGGTGAACTTCGATGGTCTGCAGGGCAAGGAATTGAGTGATGCCAGCACGGCCCTGGGAATTACCTTCACCGTATTGGCCCAGGACCCGGCCGAGCAATTCGAGTTGCCGCGCAGTGAAGCATTGCCGGTGACCTACATCATCGACGACAAAGGCAAGGTACGGGCACAGATGCTCGGCGAGCAGACCGCTGCAGGGGTATTGGCCAAGCTTAAGGAATTGCGCGGTTAA
- a CDS encoding META domain-containing protein: MKRLTLMVLLGASLAGCAGDPVKLQQNHTYVLEWIGERPLIDNSHLTVTLDDAGRAYGSGGCNHWFAPYTLDGHTLTFGGVGSTRKACAPALMEQEQRFFKALQTVERWDISPIEQVRFWPAQGKPLRLWPEEG, encoded by the coding sequence ATGAAACGCCTGACCCTCATGGTATTACTGGGCGCAAGCCTGGCGGGCTGTGCGGGTGATCCGGTGAAATTGCAGCAGAATCACACCTATGTCCTGGAGTGGATCGGCGAACGACCGCTGATCGACAACAGCCACTTGACCGTCACCCTGGACGATGCCGGGCGGGCGTATGGCAGTGGTGGTTGCAACCACTGGTTCGCACCTTACACCCTGGACGGTCACACCCTGACCTTCGGCGGTGTGGGCAGCACTCGCAAAGCCTGCGCCCCGGCGTTGATGGAGCAAGAGCAACGGTTCTTCAAAGCGCTGCAAACCGTCGAACGCTGGGACATCTCCCCGATCGAACAAGTGCGCTTCTGGCCTGCTCAAGGCAAACCCCTGCGGTTGTGGCCTGAAGAGGGCTGA
- a CDS encoding 2-hydroxyacid dehydrogenase, whose protein sequence is MRTILFSSQAYDRDSFTAALQNDGIELHFQPARLSLDTAALAHGHEVVCPFINDDLSAPVLEQLAAGGTRLIALRSAGYNHVDLPAARQLGLSVVRVPAYSPHAVAEHAVALILALNRRLHRAYNRTREGDFTLHGLTGFDLVGKTVGVVGTGQIGSTFAKIMAGFGCKLLCFDPYPNPALQALGAQYVDLPELLAGSHIISLHCPLTAHNKHLINSASLATLKRGAMLINTGRGALVDTPALIDALKNGQLGYLGLDVYEEEAQLFFEDRSDLPLQDDVLARLLTFPNVIITAHQAFLTHEALNAIASTTLDNIAAWKNGTPHNLIDG, encoded by the coding sequence ATGCGCACTATTCTGTTCAGCAGCCAGGCTTACGACCGCGACAGCTTCACCGCGGCCCTGCAAAACGACGGTATTGAGCTGCACTTTCAGCCGGCACGGCTGAGCCTCGACACGGCCGCCCTGGCTCACGGCCACGAAGTGGTCTGCCCGTTTATCAATGACGATCTGAGCGCCCCCGTGCTGGAGCAACTGGCCGCCGGCGGCACGCGCCTGATTGCCCTGCGCTCGGCCGGTTACAACCACGTTGATTTGCCAGCCGCCAGGCAGTTGGGGTTAAGCGTCGTACGCGTGCCCGCGTACTCTCCCCATGCCGTGGCCGAACATGCCGTGGCCTTGATTCTTGCCCTGAACCGGCGCTTGCACAGGGCCTATAACCGCACCCGAGAAGGCGACTTCACCCTGCACGGGCTGACCGGTTTTGATCTGGTCGGCAAAACCGTCGGAGTGGTGGGCACGGGCCAGATCGGTTCGACCTTTGCCAAGATCATGGCCGGCTTCGGCTGCAAACTGCTGTGTTTTGATCCGTACCCGAACCCTGCACTTCAGGCCTTGGGCGCGCAGTATGTCGACCTGCCCGAGCTGCTGGCAGGCTCGCATATCATCAGCCTGCATTGCCCGCTGACCGCCCACAACAAGCACCTGATCAACAGCGCCAGCCTGGCGACCCTCAAACGTGGCGCCATGCTGATCAATACTGGGCGCGGCGCCCTGGTTGACACACCAGCACTGATCGATGCGCTTAAAAATGGCCAGCTGGGGTATCTGGGGCTGGATGTGTACGAAGAAGAAGCGCAGCTGTTCTTCGAAGATCGCTCGGACCTGCCCCTGCAGGATGATGTGCTGGCACGGTTACTGACGTTTCCCAATGTCATTATCACCGCGCATCAGGCGTTTCTCACCCATGAGGCGCTGAACGCCATTGCCAGCACCACGCTGGACAATATCGCGGCCTGGAAAAACGGCACGCCGCATAACCTGATCGACGGTTGA
- a CDS encoding response regulator, with translation MLKNLGIKGRVLLLTLLPVTLMAMVLGGYFTWLQQSELQSQLLQRGEMIAEQLAPLVAPAMGRHDTALLERIATESLEQRDVRAVAFLNANHEPLAHAGPIMLNQAPSGNSTHLLQRTDNDATRYLLPVFGRHRNLAGDIIPSEAHRLLGWVELELSHNNMLLRGYRSLFASLLLIVTGLILTTLLALRLSRTINAPLGHIKQAVAQLKDGHLQTRLPPLGSHELDELASGINRMAETLQNAQEELQHSVDQATEDVRQNLETIEIQNLELDLARKEALEASRIKSEFLANMSHEIRTPLNGILGFTHLLQKSELTPRQFDYLNTIEKSAGNLLGIINEILDFSKIEAGKLVLDSTPFNLRDLLQDTLTILAPSAHDKGLELVSLVYRDTPLSLVGDPLRLKQILTNLVNNAIKFTREGTIAVRAMLDDEDENKVDGCVQLRISVQDTGIGLTSQDVRALFQAFSQADNSLSRQPGGTGLGLVISKRLIEQMGGEIGVESTPGEGSVFWISVSLPKAHDDAEDLPAAPLLDRRVVILEKHDLARQALQHQLEDCGLDVTPFTTLENLTNCVTSTHQTPQAIDLAVLGVTALDIPPERLNQHIWDLERLGCKVLVLCPTTELALFNTSVPNPHSQLQAKPACTRMLRRALTDFINPRQVRPEPGELLASRAPRILCVDDNPANLLLVQTLLEDMGAKVTAVDSGYTAIDAVKTGTFDLVLMDVQMPGMDGRQTTEALRQWESGRACAPLPIVALTAHAMANEKRALLQSGMDDYLTKPISERQLAQVVLKWTGLALRNQISDGHQEPARQHAKLPILDHDEGLHLAAGKADLAVDMLAMLLASLDADRQAILQARNDNDHHALLERVHRLHGATRYCGVPQLRAACQRSETLLKQQSPQASEALEDLDQAIIRLANEARSMA, from the coding sequence GTGCTTAAAAATCTGGGTATCAAAGGCCGCGTATTGCTGCTGACGCTGTTGCCCGTGACCTTGATGGCAATGGTGCTGGGCGGCTACTTCACGTGGCTGCAACAGTCCGAGCTGCAATCGCAGCTGTTGCAGCGCGGCGAAATGATTGCCGAACAGCTGGCGCCGCTGGTAGCCCCCGCCATGGGCCGTCATGACACCGCCTTGCTGGAACGCATCGCCACAGAATCCCTTGAGCAGCGAGACGTGCGGGCCGTGGCGTTCCTCAACGCCAACCACGAGCCTCTCGCCCATGCCGGGCCGATCATGCTCAATCAGGCGCCCTCGGGTAACAGCACACACCTGCTGCAACGGACCGATAACGATGCCACGCGCTACTTGCTGCCCGTGTTTGGTCGTCATCGCAACCTGGCCGGCGACATCATTCCCAGCGAAGCCCACCGCCTGCTGGGCTGGGTCGAGCTTGAGCTGTCCCATAACAACATGTTGTTGCGCGGTTACCGCAGCCTGTTCGCCAGCTTGCTGCTGATTGTCACCGGGCTGATCTTGACCACCTTGCTGGCCTTGCGTTTGAGCCGCACGATCAATGCCCCTCTGGGGCACATCAAGCAAGCCGTGGCCCAGCTCAAGGACGGGCATTTGCAAACCCGCCTGCCGCCGCTGGGCAGCCATGAACTGGATGAACTGGCCTCCGGCATCAACCGCATGGCTGAAACCTTGCAAAATGCCCAGGAAGAACTGCAGCACAGCGTCGACCAGGCCACAGAAGACGTACGGCAAAACCTCGAAACCATCGAAATCCAGAACCTCGAACTCGACCTGGCCCGCAAGGAAGCCCTGGAGGCCAGCCGCATAAAGTCAGAGTTTTTGGCCAACATGAGCCACGAAATCCGCACCCCGCTCAATGGCATTCTCGGCTTTACCCATTTACTGCAAAAAAGCGAGCTCACGCCGCGTCAGTTCGACTACCTGAATACCATCGAAAAGTCGGCAGGCAATCTGCTGGGGATCATCAACGAAATCCTCGACTTTTCGAAGATCGAGGCCGGCAAACTGGTACTCGACAGCACGCCTTTCAACCTGCGCGACCTGTTGCAGGACACCCTGACCATTCTTGCGCCCTCCGCCCATGACAAAGGACTGGAACTGGTCAGCCTGGTCTATCGCGATACCCCGCTGTCACTGGTCGGCGACCCGCTGCGGCTCAAGCAGATCCTGACCAATCTGGTCAACAATGCCATCAAGTTCACTCGCGAAGGCACGATCGCCGTGCGGGCCATGCTCGATGACGAGGATGAAAACAAGGTCGACGGTTGTGTGCAGTTGCGCATCAGCGTACAGGACACCGGCATCGGCCTGACCAGCCAGGATGTCAGGGCACTGTTCCAGGCGTTCAGCCAGGCCGACAACTCACTGTCACGCCAGCCCGGCGGTACCGGGCTGGGCCTGGTGATTTCCAAACGTCTGATCGAGCAGATGGGCGGCGAAATCGGAGTCGAGAGCACCCCCGGCGAAGGCTCGGTTTTCTGGATCAGCGTCAGCCTGCCCAAAGCGCACGATGACGCCGAAGACTTGCCTGCTGCGCCGTTGCTGGATCGGCGCGTGGTTATTCTGGAAAAGCACGACCTCGCACGCCAGGCCTTGCAGCATCAACTGGAAGATTGCGGGCTGGACGTCACCCCCTTCACCACGCTCGAAAACCTCACCAACTGCGTGACCAGCACCCACCAGACACCTCAGGCCATAGACCTTGCCGTGCTCGGCGTCACTGCTCTGGATATCCCTCCGGAGCGCCTCAACCAGCATATCTGGGATCTCGAGCGCCTGGGTTGCAAGGTCTTGGTGCTGTGCCCGACTACCGAGCTGGCGCTGTTCAACACTTCGGTTCCCAACCCCCATAGCCAGCTCCAGGCCAAACCGGCCTGTACTCGCATGTTGCGCCGGGCACTGACCGACTTTATCAACCCGCGACAGGTTCGCCCTGAGCCCGGCGAGTTGCTGGCCAGCCGAGCACCGCGGATTCTGTGTGTGGATGACAACCCGGCCAACCTGTTGCTGGTACAAACCCTGCTCGAGGACATGGGGGCCAAGGTCACGGCGGTCGACAGCGGCTATACAGCCATTGACGCGGTCAAGACCGGAACCTTCGATCTGGTGCTGATGGATGTACAAATGCCCGGCATGGACGGCCGTCAAACCACCGAAGCCCTGCGTCAATGGGAAAGTGGCCGCGCTTGCGCGCCGTTGCCCATTGTCGCGTTGACCGCCCACGCCATGGCCAATGAAAAGCGTGCTCTGCTACAAAGCGGCATGGATGACTATCTGACCAAACCCATCAGCGAACGGCAGTTGGCCCAAGTGGTGTTGAAGTGGACCGGGCTGGCTTTGCGCAACCAGATCAGCGATGGCCACCAGGAACCGGCCCGCCAGCACGCCAAACTGCCAATACTCGATCATGACGAAGGCCTGCACCTGGCCGCCGGCAAAGCCGACCTGGCGGTCGACATGCTGGCCATGCTGCTGGCCTCGCTGGACGCTGATCGCCAGGCGATCCTGCAAGCCCGTAATGACAATGACCATCACGCGCTGCTAGAACGCGTACATCGCTTGCACGGCGCTACACGTTACTGTGGCGTTCCGCAGCTGCGCGCGGCCTGCCAACGCAGCGAAACCCTGCTCAAGCAACAAAGCCCCCAAGCCAGCGAGGCTCTCGAGGATCTGGACCAGGCCATCATTCGCCTGGCCAACGAGGCGCGCAGCATGGCCTAG
- a CDS encoding response regulator transcription factor, whose translation MNPVTVSPSRLLAIEDDPVLGAYLQEQLLRCGFDVIWCQNGQEGLSRARKEPFDVVLMDILLPGMNGLHVLTQLRQTHALPVILMSALGAEEDRISGFQLGADDYLTKPFSVAELRVRIQAILRRVALDRLPPVSVAQDQASAGIELLFDDERSDVCFGPLWAGLTRSEYRLLDTLRRNADEVLSKPFLYQHVLQRGYAAHDRSLDMHVSQIRRKLKAIDYQACEVRTVWGKGYVLSASDAL comes from the coding sequence ATGAATCCCGTAACTGTTAGCCCATCGCGGCTTTTGGCCATTGAAGACGATCCTGTATTGGGCGCCTACCTGCAAGAACAGCTGCTGCGCTGCGGGTTTGACGTCATTTGGTGCCAGAACGGCCAGGAGGGGTTGTCGCGTGCTCGCAAAGAGCCGTTTGATGTGGTGCTGATGGATATTCTGCTGCCCGGCATGAACGGCCTGCATGTGCTCACTCAACTGCGTCAGACCCACGCATTGCCGGTCATCCTGATGTCGGCACTGGGCGCTGAAGAAGATCGCATCAGCGGTTTTCAGCTGGGTGCCGATGATTATTTGACCAAACCCTTCAGCGTGGCCGAGTTGCGGGTGCGGATCCAGGCGATTTTGCGTCGCGTTGCACTGGACCGCCTGCCGCCGGTCAGCGTCGCTCAGGATCAGGCGTCAGCCGGGATCGAGCTATTGTTCGATGATGAGCGCTCGGATGTGTGCTTTGGCCCGCTCTGGGCCGGCCTGACCCGCAGCGAGTACCGCCTGCTGGACACGTTGAGGCGCAACGCCGACGAAGTGCTGAGCAAGCCGTTTCTTTATCAGCATGTTTTGCAGCGCGGCTATGCGGCCCACGACCGTAGCCTGGACATGCATGTCAGCCAGATCCGGCGCAAACTCAAGGCGATCGATTACCAGGCCTGCGAAGTGCGCACGGTGTGGGGCAAGGGTTACGTCTTGAGTGCCAGCGATGCGCTATAA
- a CDS encoding sensor histidine kinase → MRYKLPGKSSVFWKLACLLVAFCLLMIWLSWSWGRYMDKRTAYLSEQARSTLLNYAAEAEHAWATGQQAGVDRWLQAMGRKESGWIGVIGQDLQALSSYPLNDAESQRLTFLRGLDWPISHLKTARPWIKVPFPKDLSAGYLVIELPQRYMPGRSQMVWRVITNGLIPGLFTLLLCVGLYRLLIVPLNHLREQANAWRADQLGVRLSSLTTSRQDELGELGRAFDQMSERLQSTISLQQQMLRDLSHELRTPLSRLRVACDSEQSVEALRERLSREVDGMQRLVEDTLQLAWLDTERGALPREDIQIQALWEMLTENARFESGWPEARLPCFVGADCWVQGHLNSLAQALENILRNAIRHSPPDGIVSLGGQREGDEWHLWLEDQGGGVAPEELERIFAPFTRLDGSRPGDGGFGLGLSIARNALRLQGGRLWAQNTAQGLKVHLCLLARQASIGE, encoded by the coding sequence ATGCGCTATAAGCTGCCCGGTAAATCCTCCGTCTTCTGGAAGCTGGCGTGTCTGCTGGTGGCCTTTTGTTTGCTGATGATTTGGTTGAGCTGGTCCTGGGGCCGCTACATGGACAAGCGCACCGCCTATCTGTCTGAACAGGCCCGCAGCACGCTGCTCAATTACGCCGCTGAGGCCGAGCACGCCTGGGCGACCGGGCAGCAGGCCGGAGTGGACCGCTGGCTGCAGGCAATGGGGCGCAAGGAGTCAGGTTGGATAGGGGTCATCGGTCAGGACCTGCAAGCATTGAGCAGCTACCCGCTCAATGACGCCGAAAGCCAGCGCCTGACTTTTCTGCGTGGCCTGGACTGGCCTATCAGCCATCTCAAGACGGCACGGCCATGGATCAAGGTGCCGTTTCCCAAGGACCTGTCAGCCGGCTATCTGGTGATTGAGTTGCCCCAGCGCTACATGCCGGGTCGTTCGCAGATGGTATGGCGGGTCATTACCAACGGCCTCATTCCCGGGCTGTTTACGTTGCTGTTGTGCGTAGGGCTATACCGCCTGCTGATCGTGCCGCTGAATCATTTGCGCGAACAGGCCAATGCATGGCGGGCCGACCAGTTGGGGGTTCGCCTGTCGAGCCTGACCACCAGCCGCCAGGACGAACTCGGTGAACTGGGACGCGCCTTCGATCAGATGTCCGAACGTCTGCAAAGCACGATCTCCCTGCAGCAGCAAATGTTGCGCGACTTGTCTCACGAACTGCGCACCCCCTTGAGCCGTCTGCGCGTGGCCTGCGACAGCGAGCAGAGTGTCGAGGCCTTGCGGGAACGCTTGAGCCGGGAAGTCGACGGCATGCAACGGCTGGTCGAAGACACCTTGCAGCTGGCATGGCTCGACACCGAACGGGGGGCCTTGCCACGGGAAGACATACAGATTCAGGCGTTGTGGGAGATGCTCACCGAAAATGCCCGTTTTGAAAGCGGCTGGCCTGAAGCGCGCTTGCCGTGTTTTGTGGGGGCCGATTGCTGGGTTCAGGGGCATCTCAATAGCTTGGCGCAGGCGTTGGAAAACATATTGCGCAACGCCATTCGTCACTCGCCGCCCGATGGCATTGTCAGTCTCGGTGGGCAGCGCGAAGGCGACGAATGGCATTTGTGGCTCGAAGATCAGGGTGGTGGTGTGGCCCCTGAAGAACTCGAACGGATCTTCGCCCCGTTTACTCGGCTGGACGGCTCTCGCCCCGGCGACGGGGGCTTTGGCCTGGGCCTGAGTATCGCCCGCAATGCGCTGCGATTGCAGGGGGGCAGGCTGTGGGCACAAAACACTGCGCAAGGGTTGAAGGTGCATCTATGCCTGCTTGCCAGGCAAGCCTCTATCGGGGAATGA
- the cysM gene encoding cysteine synthase CysM, whose protein sequence is MTLQYPTIADCVGNTPLVRLQRLPGATTNTLLLKLEGNNPAGSVKDRPALSMIARAEARGQIQPGDTLIEATSGNTGIALAMAAAIKGYKMVLIMPDNSSAERKAAMTAYGAELILVTQEEGMEGARDLADKLQAEGRGKVLDQFANGDNPEAHYTSTGPEIWRQTGGTITHFVSSMGTTGTIMGVSRYLKEQNPAVQIIGLQPMEGAAIPGIRRWPQEYLPKIYQADRVDRIVDMAQAEAEDVMRRLAREEGIFCGVSSGGAVAAMLRLSQEVENAVMVAIICDRGDRYLSTGIYDAPN, encoded by the coding sequence ATGACATTGCAGTACCCCACTATCGCCGATTGCGTCGGCAACACTCCGTTGGTGCGTTTGCAGCGCCTGCCCGGAGCCACCACCAACACCTTGTTGCTCAAGCTCGAAGGGAATAACCCTGCGGGCTCGGTCAAGGACCGTCCGGCATTGTCGATGATTGCCCGTGCTGAAGCACGTGGCCAGATCCAGCCGGGCGATACCCTGATCGAGGCGACTTCGGGCAATACCGGTATCGCGCTGGCCATGGCTGCGGCGATCAAGGGCTACAAGATGGTCCTGATCATGCCCGACAACTCCAGTGCCGAGCGCAAGGCGGCCATGACCGCTTATGGCGCCGAGTTGATTCTGGTCACCCAGGAAGAGGGCATGGAAGGTGCTCGCGACCTGGCCGACAAGCTGCAGGCCGAAGGCCGTGGCAAGGTGCTCGATCAGTTTGCCAACGGTGACAACCCAGAGGCGCACTACACCAGCACTGGCCCGGAAATCTGGCGCCAGACTGGAGGCACGATCACCCACTTTGTCAGTTCGATGGGCACCACCGGCACCATCATGGGGGTATCGCGTTACCTCAAGGAGCAAAACCCGGCTGTGCAGATCATCGGTTTGCAGCCGATGGAAGGTGCTGCGATTCCGGGCATCCGTCGCTGGCCGCAGGAGTACCTGCCGAAGATTTATCAAGCCGATCGTGTCGACCGGATTGTCGACATGGCCCAGGCCGAGGCTGAAGACGTGATGCGTCGCCTGGCTCGCGAAGAAGGCATTTTCTGCGGCGTCTCCTCGGGTGGTGCCGTGGCTGCCATGTTGCGCCTGTCGCAGGAAGTCGAAAACGCGGTCATGGTTGCGATTATTTGTGACCGGGGCGACCGTTACCTGTCGACCGGCATCTACGATGCTCCCAACTGA